Genomic window (Penaeus vannamei isolate JL-2024 chromosome 22, ASM4276789v1, whole genome shotgun sequence):
GATAGACATTTTAGATAACCCTTTTATGATGTTTATACATGGACTTGTAAGGTGTTAATGGCAAATTAATTAGTTTAATTTTGGTAAACCTTTATTAGAAACGAATAGCTGTATTTATTGGATTTAACTGAAGTAAAGATAAACTAACCGGTAGAAATCATGAAGATCCCATTGTTtaatcacaaagaaaaagaaagaaaaagtttactATTTTGCTATTCATCACAAACACCGAATAGCCCATATGATTTACATGGTGCAGTTGGTGGAATTAATTGTGCTCTACTAATGTGACAAGATTAACCATAAAAAGGCTTTTTAACTTGTTATGcatgagagagagtaaaagcgTTAATAAAGTTGCTTAAAAATACGCTGAACACTGATTAGTTATAGCAATTTGATCATTGGTTTACCcttcatgtttatttttccatATGTCGTTCACGAACAGATTACTTTgcaagtttcatttttttttttttttatccacttcaCCCGCAGTAACTTATAATAAATCTACACACAAGAAAATACAATCACAAAAGATGACATAACATAATTTTATATAGTCCAATAAAACCTCTTTAGTCTATATATTCTCCGATGATTTCTTAACACGGTAGAGTATATATATCCTGCAAAAGTACATCAATATTGCATACATTTCAGTATACTACGTAATATAATGTACTAGTGCATGTAATATACAGCACAGTACGATAAATAGAGCAATTTTCAAGTAAAATGAGTTTGGAGAAAAGTAATTCATACTCTCCCTCTGTGAAGATACGTCTTGCTGAACAACCCCAGCGCGTTATGACTTGCTGTTGATAGTTGACGTCAGCCGGGTTCGGTTATCGCCTTCGAACACtccacacagtctctctctctctctctctctcacgttctggCCTGTTTCACTCGTGCTAATATggcagtatatataaaaaatacatgggGTAATGGAtaactttcttatttcttatttattcattggcGCTACGAGAGTATGAGTAGGAATGCGGGATCATGAGAAACGCTACGATGATATGAATAAATACGTGGGATAATGAGTAAATTTATGGATTGATTTATTGATGCACCGAATATGAATACATGGGTTAAtgaataactatttatttatttatttctcgacGCTACGACAATAGGAATAAATACACGGGATAatgatcttttttatttatttattgacgcTACGGCAGTATCAGtagatatatatagcataatgagtaacttcatttattcatttatttattaacgcTATGttcatattgatgaaaatgaaataactGGAAAATGAAtaacttattcattttcttttatctatttatttgttgacGCTACGGCAGTATGAATAAATAcggaataattattttttatttattatttttttctggaccCTACAAACAGTATGAATAAATTGGACAATAACTTTTTTGACgttacaatataaataaataatacatggaATAATGAATGACTTTTAACGCTACAAAACATTGATCAAGAAATACTTTGGATAATGCGAGTGACAACGTGATCGTGATTATATtcaaatgagaataaagatgattttattattattatcattatttatttattattattattatgatgatgattattattttttttgggggtggataGTGATATGCAGGATGACAGTTATTTATAGatgttatattgattttttttcatattattggaGTGACAGTACTATGGTAATTTTATAATGATTTCTTTTGAAGTGACGATAGTAATTATATATggatttgattatgattattatttttttgtgtgtttatggagtgacatttacatatatgcatgggatatatatatatatatatatatatatatatatatatatatatatatatatatatatatatatatatatatatacatatatatatatatatatatacatatatataaatatatatatatatatatacatacatatatatatatatatatatatatatatatatatatatatacatatatgtatacatatatatatagacatatatatatagacatatatatatatatatatatatatatatatatatatatatatatatatatatatatatacatatatatagatatattatatatatatatatatatatatatatatatatatatatatatatatatatatatacacacacacacacacatatatatatatatatatatatatatatatatatatatatataaatatatatacatacatacacacatacatacatacatacatacatacatacatacatacatacatacatacatacatacatacatacatacatacatacatacatacatacatacatacatacatacatacatacacacacacacacatatatatatatatatatatatatatatatatatatacatacatacatacatacatacatacatacatacatacatacatacatacatacatgcatgcatgcatgcatacatacatatatatatatatatatatatatatatatatatgtatatatatatacacatacatacatgcatacatacatacatacatacatacatacatacatacatacatacatacatacatacatacatacatacatacatacatacatacatacatacatacatacatacatacatacatacatacatacatacatacatacatacatacatacatacatacatacatacatatatatatatatatatatatatatatatatatatatatatatatatatatatatatatatatatatatatatatatatatatatcattttttggggggagggggggcgatgcGTAATGTGATGATACTTATGCATAGGTGGAATAGTGAATAAatgttttgtttcttgtattaTGGGAGTGGCAGCTCCATGATGATTATATTGTATAGATGGGAAAATtattaacttttttgttttttgtattttgggaGTAAGAGCATGGTGATAAGTATACATAGATGGGATAATAACTTTTTTCTATTGTGGAAGTGAtagcatgatgataattatttaaatTTAGGATGATTATTCactatttttttgcattttgagaAATGGCAACACAGTGGCAATTGTACATAGATATGGTAATGAATAACTCGTTGTTTTGCATTCTGGATTTGTTAGCACGACGGTAACTATATACAGATGGGATAAGAATGTCTTTGGTAGTGAGAGCACGATGAAATTTACTAATGGATTTCATTAACAACATGGCAGCGTGTAATGGCAGAGGCCAGAAAATATGTAATCAATCGAAATATATCTGATGATACCGTACACCGTTTCTGAAAGTGTCTCGTAGATGTAggtcgtctttctgtctgtttgcgtcTGAAGTGCGAGTTACGCCATTTCTTCGTATTTCTGATGAAGTTTTGTTGCGAGGAAGAAATAACAGGAAGCAATGTGGAAAGTTATTTAGTGTTCACCTTTTGTAGACACAGTCGGCCTTGGCTGTTGTTTTCGTTGTGTAAAACTGAGTGCAACTTACGTTATTATTTTGTCAgatatattattgtattttatttatattttgtgaaaTAGACTTATCTACTACACAGGAATGACGTAATGACTCGGTTGAACGTTCCTTCTTGCAGCTGTCGAGCAGTGCCAGGCCATCCTCGCTATGCTGGCAACCTCCGCTCGCCTCTCTCCCCAGGGCCGGGCGTCGACCAGCAGGTCCCCTTCGGGACTCGAGTTAAGGGCCGCCTCCGCGAACTCACTTAGCCCCATCAGGGCCTTCCGCGGCGTCGCCTTCGAGGACTTCGACTGCGATGTGGAGGCGCACAGCAGCTTCCTGGGGAGCGGAGCGGGGCTTAGCATGGGCAACGACCCTTTCCAGAACATGAACGACTTCCCTTTCACCCCGAACATCACCGTCACCGGGGAAACTCGGTCGTGCGTGGACCTCCTGCCCTCCGAGAAGAGAGACCCAGTGGATGAGTTCGGGGCGGTTGGCGACGCCCTGTTCCTCACCGACTCGACGTCCATGAACGAGACCCAAAATGGTGGCGAGGCCCAGACGTCCTTCGACGCGGCGCTGGACTACCACCGAAGGATGTCCGTCAGCATGGAGGAGATCAATCTGTCCCGGGACTCGCGTGAGGAGGACAGGACTCCCAAAACGGTCGAAGCCATTAAGCACTCCCATCATAATTACACCAAGAGTAGCATGAACATCATTTCAACGCCTCTTAATGAAACGGCAGACAAGAATACGATGAAAAGTTCGCTGTACAACACTTTTGCAGTCATCGAGGAAATGATGGTCTCTCCATTGAAGAGTTTTCACGAAAAAGTGAGGAAAAGGCTGAAGAAGATGACTTCGATGAATCAAAGATACGTGAGCATTACAGAGAGTCCAGGAGCCGGGGACAAATCCAAAGAGAGCGATTCCACTGAGGAAGAATTCTTCCCCGGAGGACTTTGCCTGGACGCAGACGAGACCGGGCAGCTGGACAGCACCTTCGTCTTCATGGAAGAGGTCGTATCGAAGGATCTCGGTGGGCCAGTTCAGGCTTTGAGGCGCAGGGAGGACGAGGTTTACGGGTGCAGCGTGACGGGCGTCGCAGATGACCAGCTGGTGACCCCGAGGACCCCCTGGCACTCCCCGATCCGTGACCTGAAGACACAGGACCAGGAGGGCCTCCCCAACATTTCGTGGTCGTCTCCCGCTGTGACTGAGTTCCTAACCAGTCCCGGAACCTCGGGTGCTCTTGAGAAGAACAGCGCAAGGGGATACCTGTGTAGGATCTACGTCCCGTCATGGTTAGTCTGGCGGCCCAAACTCTTCGCCTTTGTGTGCGAGTTCGAGCGCCACGCCGGCCTCAATTCCTTCGTCGATCTTATGTTGGAGGAACCGAACCCGGAGGAACACTGGCACGTCGTCCGCTCGAAAGACTTTACTCCTCCAGGTGAGACTGACAGACGTTTTCCCTTCTCCCGATAAACCGTGGCTGGATCTGTTTTGCCATATAACCATCCCATATTCAGTGCCAAACGCCATATTCAGTGCCAAACGAATAGTTTGATGTCTTTTGGTGCATTTCGTAGTTAGAAATTTGGACGGGTATCGATTCAATGTTCGTAACCCAACTTTTGTTAGGTGAACACcggatatttcgttttttttgttacattttcaCACTGTggaatatattacatattacatatgtaattCAGCAACCAGTCGGTTCGTTCGTTGCTTCATGGTACGCAAACTGGACTGATATCGCTAGCTTTGCTATACTCATTAGTCGCTCTCGGTTATGTCCGACTATCTTGGTCTCAGTAGCAAGGAAATGTAGGAAGGTTtaattagaaaaatagaaagttAAACAAttatagagaaataaaataaatctctTTTCGTATTTTCAAATGTTTCCTCTACGTTTCTCTCCCATTGAACTTATAGACTTGTAAATGACCATTCATCTTGTTATTATATTAGTTTTCGTTATAGTTCATATGATATTGCGGGATAATTTTTTTTGACTGAATGGCCGAGagcaaaatagaaatatacaccAGGAACTGCGAATTGTGACAATATCGCCATACTAACAACAGCATCAAGTCGAACATTATAGCAATAGCCTCGTTTCCTCTTCTacatcttcatccccttcttagggtgcgagagggtgaggatgaaagACTGGCTGTATGTCAGTCATGTacggcctccgggagccatggaCATGGTCTGCTCTCGGTTAATTGCGTAGCCCTTACCCCCTATGGAGACCCTGAGGGTAGAcagtttcttttccccattttattcaggctcaccatggccaataatgaagattctttacctgTAATAGGAGCATTAGGGCTTACCCCTTCATTAACTAGCCTATCTGGAttcgattttgatggttttccgacccctgcctctcctttgaccacggctccgaccactgatactaatacagCACTCCTCGACGTtaactgacaactctatccattctaaACCACTCACCCAGCTTATTACTCAACCTCTTgaatgcaccccttcctctcatccaacattcttttctccatctcttactGCAGTCTTCTTCAATAgctatcctctctttccttattactactcttcatccttattgcccccccccacacacacacagaactactccatcttccttccgccctcgtccttctactgcccCTACCTCTGCAAACCCTGAGTACtgtctttggcccagccaagtgggatcgattctttgtgattccccccacaacccctactataagaatacccttctctttcaataaTGCCTCCGAAAATAAGTAGGCAAATTTACCTTTCGCAGTCACTCTAATCGTTTACGCCTAGTCAATTACAGcagaatcccaagctcgtgcactatctaccctaactgacctcactgggaaacccattcctgctgaacctcacgtctctcttaatacttgtactggaactgtttttaTCCCCCTGACTGATCGTCCCATATAAgacaagaactggtcagactgtgaaaatgacctacttaacTGTCTTGCCGATTATGATGCAGTAGCACTATTCCTCCCAGATGCCAGCGTAagtcccatgtcaatattgccaagattagcttctgtagacatgacctcccacataaagtttatattgttGGATTGTCCTACCGTGTCCGACTATATCGACCCCTGCcccgtcaatgtcagaaatgttccTTTATGTTCCTCTGATTTACTTCATTTGCACCCCTTTTCCCTATCATGCTATCCAATAACACTTTGTAGCCTTTGACATTTAACCCTCCCTATACTAATTGTtcttatttacccccccccccccccgggactttaccatagtgctatatgaccttagatgtctagcacattgatttgtttcaaccattaaccatttacaGAGGTTGGAGAAGAACGGGTTATCCACATCCCACGGGGGATGGTTTGGGTCCGCACTTCCACTTCAGGATTCCTCACGACGAAGGCACGCTTGAGGGAGATCGCCCACCACAGGCCTCTCCCTTGTACCTGGAGAGCCGTCACAGGCAAATCTAAGCTTGTGAGGGTTCAGAAATCTCGAAGGAACTCGGTACATAATTGGTAATATGCATTTTAATAGTTTGTTGAATGTATTGTGTTCTTATAAAGCCCTCTggcaaaatgattttttttagttgtaaaaaaaacaaaaaacaaaaaacaaaaaaaaatcttattcagaTTGTCCTTTTAGCGTTTTCAGTTTCAGATTCTTGTATTTTGTGAATATAGAGTAAgtgtaatataattttcatttattatttaaagATTTTTGTTTCCATATAACAGATAAGAACATAGCTAATATTATACACGTTTCTTATGAATTCATAGTAATTAGCATGTTTTCTCAATAAAATTAAGGTAAATTCTTGTCTTGAAATTTGCTCTCTTAATTATACTGTtaagcaaattatatatatgagtaagacTTTTTCAAATCTGTTGAATGGATTGTGTTCATAGCAAGTCCTCTGACAAACTGATTTATCTCTGTATATGTCAGAGCCTTTTATTCAGATTGTACCTTTTAACATTTTCAGTTTCATATTCTTGTTTTTAGAGAATATGGAGTAATATAAGATTCACTTTTTTCAACATTTCCCTCCCTTAAAATATAAGAACATATTTTAAGTTGTATACGTTTCTTGTAATTTCATATAAATTAACTCTTTTTTCCATATAAATTCAAGTTAAATCTCAGTTTCTTGAATTTTGCTCACTTTATACATTtaagcaaaaatatatattgattaagTCTTCAAAACTGTATCTCAACATAGACAGGAAAATGCTTGCAGACACTATTTCACTCTAATTTAACTTAAAAATAACAGTACATTCATACTTTTATTACATTTCTTTACAATAAATATTTACACAAGTCTCCTAGGGATGCCTAAAATGGCAACTAATATCCAACAACCTGACAGTATAAATGCTTTACGTTGTTTCAGTCCCCATTATTATCCGAAATCCTGTTATTGCTAATAACATCAGGCTCTATTCTCTTCATTAAATCATATAAACTTTTCTTTTCAATAAAATATCATGGTTATTCAAAACAATTATGTGTAACTGAGCATATATCACTGTTatttacaaataataaataatctgtTTGAAAATTTGCCCCACAACTTTGTATATCTTAAGATTTTATCCTGCTCAAAGTCACCTTTTCCTAGCAAGGTGCTTTAAAATTAAACAATTTATTTAAATACATAGCAATTTTGCTTTTTTATAGTTCTACAACAGTAAAACTACACAATATACACCAAATATGTTTGGCTACTCTATAAATAGATTTCATAaatcaatttccttttttcttcaaaatCCAGTGTTGCTAGTCTAAAATAAACTAAATCACATAATAAATTATACAGGATGAAAACTATAAAATTTAGAATAGCACATGATTCTCCTGTAATATCACTATAGTAATGCTGCTAATGGGTGGTCCACTTGTGATTTGTAACCTCCAACCATCATAGTAACTGGGTTTTCAAGAATATTTTTGAGCTCTTCAAGGAAGGCAGCGGCTGTATCATCATCGACGCCTGCACGGTCATATGACAGAGTGGCTCTCATGCATGTGACTGGTGAACCATTCTCGTCTGAAATGGGGAGAAAgtgatttatttcctttctttctatctccagggatttttcttttgttcttttccagTATACTTTATGGCACTAGGTACATTCTACAGGCACTTATAGATATcatgtattatttattcattattataagagTATGGTAATGTCTCACTTACCTATTTTTACAATCCCAGAACCCACAGCCAAAATGCCACATTGTGGTGGGTTGATAATTGCACTGAACTCGCTTATTCCAAACATGCCTAAGTTGGAGATCCtttaaagaagaaacaaacaaatatgaaatTACAAATTCAAACATACAATACTATTTACCATCAAACAAATCtgataaataattacataaatactaTCAAAGCCAAAGTTAACCCAATATCCAAGTAGATTGAGGGCACACATTTGTATTAAGGTGTGGGATGACTTCTAGTCTGAATCCTATCATGAAGCCAGCACTCACTCACAACTGAATTGATTGAGAGGGGCTGGCCAGGTGTGAACTAGGCCATTGCACTCTCCACAAATACTATAAACCTCATATAAGTAGGATAATTTGCTGCTTCTGCATACTGAATTAAAATCTGATCTCTGTATGTGCCAACCCACAATCTTTAAAATCAAAATGCTAACCATGTATTGACTGCCATTCCCTTATAGTATTCCATCTTACTcctacaaagaaataaaaaggaaagaaaaaaagtaaaaatattcaATTCCATAGCTGATACTTACGTAAAAGTTCCACCTTGGAATTCGTCTAGCTTCAGTTTATTTTCTCTTGCTCTGGCTGCTAGATCACGTACTTGGCTTGCAATCTCCTCAATACCTAAAAAGTCTGCACCACGAACAATGGGAGTAATAAGGCCTGTGGGTGTAGCCACTGCAATACTCATGTCCACTTGACTGGCATATGTAAGCTGAAATGAAGGAATTTATTTATCTGTGAGTCTAATATGTGTACAGTAATATTTTTAGGTCATCCAACATTTTATAAATGCTGTGAACTTACTAgctaaatcatatatgtatttatttttttcaaattcagtAACATACTTAAGGAatatagaatagaatatataaaagTGCTTTACACATGAAAATTAAATGTGTTAAATGCCTTAACCCCTTGCTGCCAGGCATGGCAAGTGTGTATATGCCATGCCAATTGTGTGTTTaatttaatatttgtttttacatatagatggttccacaagtagtaagtcaccaatgagccaattacgcaaactacctgtcttacctgtttacccttttccttgatttttaatattttctagtatttaatactgctgttagtaatgtcagtaacattaTAGTAACtaaaatgtttataataaaaataagtgtcaatattgatagcatcagtaaaaaaaaaaaaaaaaaaaaaaaaaaaaaaaaaaaaaaatcccacttttTCAAGGGAcagtgaggtcacaagatctactaattgactcctttgtggataagcactggctgagccatctatgtgcagaaacagaGTTAACTAAGCATTACCAAAGGGAACACACCATTTTCCTGTCAGCATTGGGTTAACGTataaaataacaaacatataATCATATTTGCAAATTAGAAATTTTGTTACATCTTGAACAAATTtactgcaaaagaaaagaaaggtaattAGTTCACCAGCTACTAGTAACAAATACAGAGAATACAGCAATATATAAGAATTACTCACCTGGTCTCCCTGCCAGACACAATTCATCTCCGGACATTTAGTAAGGGCGACAGACACTGCCTTGATGATGAGATCATTTACACTCACATTAATCCCCtcatttttgtattgttttctcaAGGCCAGGAGTTTGTCCGACTGACATTCTAGAGTACCATATGAATGAGCAATTCCACTCTGAAACATATCACAAATCTTAGGATTTCACATTGGCGGCAATTCTGACACACCAattgtatttttattcttaaaatTCCAATAACTCAGCTGCTGGTTTTCAACAAATTCAAGGGTGTATATCCCTGAAATACTGAAGATgtttgtacatacaaatacacagttTAAT
Coding sequences:
- the LOC113802410 gene encoding uncharacterized protein, which encodes MLATSARLSPQGRASTSRSPSGLELRAASANSLSPIRAFRGVAFEDFDCDVEAHSSFLGSGAGLSMGNDPFQNMNDFPFTPNITVTGETRSCVDLLPSEKRDPVDEFGAVGDALFLTDSTSMNETQNGGEAQTSFDAALDYHRRMSVSMEEINLSRDSREEDRTPKTVEAIKHSHHNYTKSSMNIISTPLNETADKNTMKSSLYNTFAVIEEMMVSPLKSFHEKVRKRLKKMTSMNQRYVSITESPGAGDKSKESDSTEEEFFPGGLCLDADETGQLDSTFVFMEEVVSKDLGGPVQALRRREDEVYGCSVTGVADDQLVTPRTPWHSPIRDLKTQDQEGLPNISWSSPAVTEFLTSPGTSGALEKNSARGYLCRIYVPSWLVWRPKLFAFVCEFERHAGLNSFVDLMLEEPNPEEHWHVVRSKDFTPPEVGEERVIHIPRGMVWVRTSTSGFLTTKARLREIAHHRPLPCTWRAVTGKSKLVRVQKSRRNSVHNW